A genomic region of Rheinheimera sp. MMS21-TC3 contains the following coding sequences:
- a CDS encoding efflux RND transporter periplasmic adaptor subunit — protein sequence MRFFSLIFTFLLICSFFVSANQASISSNLLNPVTLQQAAPIFACPMHPHIQQDHAGTCPICGMALVEKKPNSAANSASVTVSGDMQQALGIRTATATKRKLWRFIETFGQVQYAEDAIHHSHIRAEGWIEHLYVRSLGQKVQAGDKLFSYYAPDLLVAQDDYLQALSVIERDSNTGSSLLQRAETRLRLLGLTDQQIASLKQSKKSLYLITVYAQQDGVVTQLNIRDGMFIKPSDTLIEITNGQHLWVIADVPESQQTWLRLGMAAEVDVPALQRKGIETSVAFIYPAVDGISRTSQARLPIENKQLQLQPNMVLPVRLYGGALPNVLTVPQQAVMLSPTASRVIVQSGQEFSVREVETGHTAQQFVEIRSGLHEGETVVISGQFLLDAEASLSQLPSSTATDAHQHGASGHD from the coding sequence ATGCGTTTCTTCAGCTTAATTTTTACTTTTTTGCTAATTTGCTCATTCTTTGTTTCGGCAAATCAAGCCAGTATCAGCTCTAATCTATTAAACCCTGTAACCTTACAACAAGCTGCGCCAATATTTGCTTGCCCTATGCACCCGCATATTCAGCAAGACCATGCTGGTACCTGCCCAATTTGTGGTATGGCCTTAGTGGAAAAAAAACCTAACTCTGCAGCCAATAGCGCCAGCGTAACTGTCTCAGGTGACATGCAGCAAGCCCTAGGTATTCGTACTGCCACTGCGACTAAACGTAAATTATGGCGCTTTATTGAAACCTTTGGCCAAGTGCAATACGCAGAAGATGCCATCCACCATAGCCATATCCGCGCTGAAGGCTGGATTGAACATTTATATGTGCGCAGCTTAGGCCAAAAAGTACAAGCTGGCGATAAGCTGTTTAGCTATTATGCACCAGACTTATTAGTCGCCCAAGATGACTACTTGCAAGCCTTATCTGTTATAGAGCGCGACAGCAATACCGGTAGCAGCTTATTACAACGAGCCGAAACCCGTTTACGCCTATTAGGCTTAACCGATCAACAAATAGCCAGCTTAAAACAAAGCAAAAAAAGTTTATATCTTATAACGGTTTATGCACAGCAAGATGGTGTAGTCACCCAACTTAATATCCGTGATGGTATGTTTATCAAACCTAGCGACACTTTAATAGAGATCACTAACGGCCAACACCTCTGGGTCATTGCCGACGTACCTGAAAGTCAGCAGACTTGGTTACGCTTAGGTATGGCTGCTGAAGTTGATGTGCCTGCTTTGCAACGTAAAGGCATTGAAACCTCTGTTGCTTTTATTTACCCCGCCGTAGATGGCATTAGCCGTACTAGCCAAGCTAGGCTGCCCATAGAAAATAAACAGCTGCAATTACAACCCAATATGGTGTTACCCGTAAGGTTATATGGCGGTGCTTTGCCTAATGTATTAACTGTACCCCAACAAGCGGTTATGCTTTCACCAACAGCTAGCCGAGTTATTGTTCAATCTGGCCAAGAGTTTAGTGTCCGTGAAGTAGAAACTGGCCATACCGCGCAGCAATTTGTAGAAATACGCAGTGGCTTGCATGAGGGCGAAACTGTAGTCATTTCTGGCCAATTTTTACTAGATGCTGAAGCAAGTTTAAGCCAATTGCCTAGCTCTACTGCCACTGATGCGCATCAGCATGGAGCAAGTGGCCATGATTAA
- a CDS encoding 2OG-Fe(II) oxygenase, producing MTTFVVGTDSVTYKATPFAFLIQRFYQDGWVLLPQFLTDSLNAALLHEAQYEADLTLAGIGRNTAHQLNQQIRRDATQWFDATTPAQQAYLQLMAELQLALNRQCFLGLFDFECHFARYQQGDFYKKHLDAFKGRTNRVLTTVSYLNTVEKGGQLALYDETDKLIQTITPTAGSLLLFESERFPHEVLPAQDPRFSIAGWFRKNANINGVLDPAN from the coding sequence ATGACTACTTTTGTTGTTGGTACCGACTCCGTAACCTATAAAGCCACACCTTTTGCCTTCTTAATACAACGCTTTTATCAAGATGGCTGGGTATTATTACCCCAGTTTCTAACTGACTCACTTAATGCAGCTTTATTACATGAAGCCCAATACGAAGCAGATTTAACCTTAGCTGGTATTGGCCGTAACACCGCCCATCAACTTAACCAACAGATTCGCCGTGATGCTACCCAATGGTTTGACGCAACAACACCAGCTCAGCAAGCATATTTACAACTCATGGCCGAATTACAACTTGCGCTTAACCGCCAGTGCTTTTTAGGGCTATTTGATTTTGAATGTCATTTTGCTCGTTATCAGCAAGGTGATTTTTATAAAAAGCATCTAGATGCCTTTAAAGGCCGGACCAATAGAGTCTTAACCACCGTCAGTTACCTAAATACGGTAGAAAAAGGCGGCCAGCTAGCCTTATATGATGAGACAGACAAGCTAATCCAAACTATTACCCCCACAGCTGGAAGCTTATTATTATTTGAAAGCGAACGTTTTCCTCATGAGGTTTTACCTGCACAAGATCCGCGTTTTAGTATTGCTGGCTGGTTTCGTAAAAATGCGAACATTAATGGCGTACTTGACCCTGCCAATTAA
- a CDS encoding DUF4136 domain-containing protein: MLNINRKRITALFSAAILLTLAACSSGPQVRSDSVLGTNFSSYKTFGFIDQLATDKAGYTTIVTQNFKAAISNEMKKAGYQYTEQNPDLLVNFNSNIQHRTEVRSTPSASFNYGYYNYRRGVYAGFPIYTTEVDTINYKVGTVNIDIIDAKQKQLIWEGISEGTLKKSDLQHPQQAVNKVVNLIMQQYPTYPQPVK, encoded by the coding sequence ATGCTGAACATTAATCGAAAACGTATTACTGCTCTGTTTAGTGCTGCAATACTGTTAACACTAGCAGCTTGTTCATCCGGCCCGCAAGTGCGCTCAGATTCGGTTCTTGGTACTAATTTTAGCAGCTATAAAACTTTTGGCTTTATAGATCAGCTTGCAACTGACAAAGCAGGTTACACCACTATCGTTACCCAAAATTTTAAAGCCGCCATTAGCAATGAAATGAAAAAAGCTGGCTATCAATATACAGAGCAAAACCCTGACTTGCTAGTTAACTTCAACTCAAATATTCAACACCGCACTGAGGTGCGATCTACGCCAAGTGCTAGCTTTAATTACGGCTACTATAATTATCGGCGTGGTGTTTATGCCGGTTTCCCAATATATACAACAGAAGTTGATACCATTAATTATAAAGTAGGCACAGTAAATATTGATATTATTGACGCCAAACAAAAACAGTTAATTTGGGAAGGTATATCTGAGGGCACTTTAAAAAAGTCAGATTTACAACATCCTCAGCAAGCCGTTAATAAAGTGGTAAACTTAATTATGCAACAGTATCCAACTTATCCGCAGCCGGTGAAATAA
- a CDS encoding YjaG family protein, producing the protein MKPKANNFQAMRELSFYQQAAIAATLLERMLPNYQLFSEVTKTGDPVLPRHILTLIWEWLTVKKAKINFEKLAADLELITPEVNQFDIFGVYPAVDSLTALDIMLNGIAQQEGAAFIDVAKISQATVARLIEYETAELEISSEAELKKLVREHPLMQYEMDCLAELISLVQPIQRFDREQRQLLQAWVKEQGLTNLGMELTESSLEAS; encoded by the coding sequence ATGAAACCAAAAGCGAATAACTTTCAAGCAATGCGCGAGCTAAGCTTTTATCAGCAAGCGGCGATAGCCGCTACTTTACTAGAGCGGATGCTACCTAATTATCAATTGTTTTCTGAGGTAACTAAAACTGGAGATCCTGTATTACCAAGGCATATATTAACTTTAATATGGGAATGGTTAACGGTTAAAAAAGCCAAAATTAACTTTGAAAAGCTAGCCGCTGATCTAGAGCTAATAACACCTGAAGTAAACCAGTTTGATATTTTTGGGGTTTATCCAGCTGTAGACAGTTTAACGGCGTTAGATATCATGCTAAATGGTATTGCTCAGCAAGAGGGCGCTGCTTTTATAGATGTAGCCAAAATATCTCAAGCTACAGTGGCTCGTTTAATTGAGTATGAAACGGCTGAGCTGGAGATAAGTAGCGAAGCTGAACTGAAAAAGCTAGTGCGTGAACATCCGCTAATGCAATATGAAATGGATTGCTTAGCAGAACTAATTAGTTTAGTGCAGCCAATTCAGCGTTTTGACCGTGAGCAGCGTCAGCTGTTACAAGCTTGGGTAAAAGAGCAGGGTTTAACGAATTTGGGTATGGAGTTAACTGAATCCAGCCTAGAGGCTAGCTAG
- the rsmD gene encoding 16S rRNA (guanine(966)-N(2))-methyltransferase RsmD has protein sequence MKQAKAKQQTATNKAPGDVRVISGKWRGRKLPVFDAEGLRPTPDRVKETLFNWLMLHIDGAIVLDCFAGSGSLAIEALSRHANYASLIERDRKLAAHLKQNLQRLSCSNAEVINQDCLTVLAKTAIKKYDIAFIDPPFHKNLAIACCQALETNGWLADNAFIYLEVEKELNIQLIPSNWLLIKHQQAGQLAYRLYQRQNHS, from the coding sequence ATGAAACAAGCAAAAGCAAAGCAACAAACAGCAACAAATAAAGCACCTGGCGATGTTAGAGTGATCAGTGGTAAGTGGCGTGGTCGTAAACTGCCTGTCTTTGATGCAGAAGGCTTAAGGCCAACTCCTGACAGAGTTAAAGAAACCTTATTTAACTGGTTAATGCTGCATATAGATGGTGCTATAGTATTAGATTGCTTTGCTGGCAGTGGCAGTTTAGCTATTGAGGCCTTATCGCGACATGCAAACTATGCCAGTTTAATTGAACGGGATAGAAAACTAGCAGCACATTTAAAACAAAACTTACAACGCTTAAGTTGTAGCAATGCTGAAGTGATTAATCAAGACTGCTTAACAGTGTTAGCTAAAACGGCTATTAAAAAGTACGACATTGCTTTTATTGACCCACCCTTTCATAAAAACTTAGCCATAGCATGCTGCCAAGCTTTAGAAACAAACGGCTGGTTGGCAGATAATGCCTTTATTTATTTAGAAGTAGAAAAAGAATTAAATATTCAGCTTATTCCCAGCAATTGGTTATTAATAAAACACCAACAAGCTGGCCAACTGGCATATCGCCTATACCAGCGGCAAAACCATAGCTAG
- the ftsY gene encoding signal recognition particle-docking protein FtsY produces MSKKNKLFSWLGLGKNKSTDASAPETLATEQINHSEQDVQSDAVAATTANLAVATEESSRQNTEQLVAQDAVTNEPVKAPVSASEPVVTEPVSLEPEVAVTPPEAPAKKVGFFARLKQGLAKTSQNLGAGLAGLFTGRKIDEELYEELETQLLLADIGVETTQKLIGQLEQHADRKSLKDATLLFDKLQQDMAVLLQEVEQPLVPKCDTGPFVILMIGVNGVGKTTTIGKMAQQYKQQGKSVMLAAGDTFRAAAVEQLQVWGERNNIPVIAQHTGADSASVIFDAYQAAKARKVDVLIADTAGRLQNKAHLMEELKKIVRVLQKIEPKAPHEVMLTLDAGTGQNALSQAKVFNEAVPLTGISLTKLDGTAKGGVIFAVADKFNVPIRYIGVGEGIEDLREFNSKDFIQALFNRDL; encoded by the coding sequence ATGAGCAAAAAAAATAAACTGTTTTCTTGGCTAGGCCTTGGCAAAAATAAATCGACTGACGCTAGTGCACCAGAAACGCTAGCAACAGAGCAAATTAATCATTCTGAACAAGATGTTCAATCAGATGCTGTTGCAGCAACAACGGCTAACTTAGCTGTAGCAACAGAAGAGAGTAGCAGGCAAAATACTGAGCAGTTAGTTGCTCAAGATGCAGTTACTAATGAACCAGTAAAAGCCCCTGTAAGCGCTAGTGAGCCGGTTGTAACAGAGCCTGTTAGTCTAGAGCCTGAGGTTGCAGTGACTCCGCCTGAAGCCCCTGCTAAAAAAGTGGGTTTCTTTGCCCGTCTAAAACAAGGCTTAGCAAAAACTAGCCAGAATTTAGGGGCCGGTTTAGCTGGTTTGTTTACTGGCCGTAAAATTGATGAAGAGTTATACGAAGAGCTAGAAACGCAATTGCTGTTAGCGGATATAGGGGTAGAGACAACCCAAAAGCTAATTGGTCAACTAGAACAGCATGCAGATCGTAAGTCATTAAAAGATGCCACCTTATTATTTGATAAATTACAGCAAGATATGGCGGTGTTGCTGCAAGAAGTAGAACAACCTTTAGTACCAAAATGTGATACTGGCCCTTTTGTTATTTTAATGATAGGGGTAAATGGCGTGGGTAAAACTACTACTATCGGTAAAATGGCACAGCAATATAAGCAACAAGGCAAAAGTGTGATGTTAGCTGCAGGTGATACCTTTAGAGCTGCTGCCGTTGAACAATTACAAGTATGGGGCGAACGGAATAATATTCCTGTTATTGCTCAGCATACAGGGGCTGATAGTGCGTCGGTGATTTTTGATGCCTATCAAGCAGCTAAAGCACGTAAAGTAGATGTGTTGATTGCCGATACGGCAGGCCGGCTGCAAAATAAAGCCCATTTAATGGAAGAGCTAAAGAAAATTGTTAGAGTATTGCAAAAAATAGAGCCTAAGGCCCCCCATGAAGTGATGCTAACCTTAGATGCGGGTACAGGACAAAATGCATTAAGCCAAGCAAAAGTATTTAATGAAGCAGTACCTCTAACGGGCATTAGTTTAACTAAGCTAGACGGTACAGCTAAAGGCGGTGTTATTTTTGCTGTTGCGGATAAATTTAATGTACCCATTCGTTACATAGGTGTGGGTGAAGGCATTGAAGATTTGCGTGAGTTTAATAGCAAAGACTTTATTCAAGCCTTATTTAACCGAGATCTCTAA
- the ftsE gene encoding cell division ATP-binding protein FtsE, which produces MLQFDQVSKSYPGGFVALDRVSFKLERGEMAFLTGHSGAGKSTLLKLISLIERPSVGQVLINDVDLSRIRRAHIPFVRRDIGIIFQNHRLLMNHTVFDNVALPLIIEGFSGKDMVKRVHAALDKVGLLDKVRCLPQTLSGGEQQRVGIARAVVNKPPLLLADEPTGNLDPELSKEILRVFEAFNQVGVSVLVATHDLGLVARKKYRTLTLKQGKMINDGLLHTEDAPI; this is translated from the coding sequence ATGTTGCAGTTTGATCAGGTAAGTAAAAGTTATCCAGGTGGCTTTGTAGCCTTGGATCGCGTTAGCTTTAAATTAGAGCGAGGCGAAATGGCATTTTTAACCGGCCATTCTGGTGCAGGTAAAAGTACCTTATTAAAACTTATTAGCTTGATTGAACGACCATCAGTAGGGCAAGTATTAATTAATGATGTTGATTTAAGCCGTATTCGCCGTGCACATATTCCTTTTGTGCGCAGAGATATTGGTATTATATTTCAAAACCACCGCTTATTAATGAATCATACCGTGTTTGATAATGTAGCTTTACCATTAATAATAGAAGGTTTTAGCGGTAAAGATATGGTTAAGCGCGTTCATGCTGCTTTAGATAAAGTAGGCCTGTTAGATAAAGTACGTTGTTTACCGCAAACTTTGTCTGGTGGAGAGCAGCAACGGGTAGGTATAGCTCGTGCTGTGGTTAATAAGCCGCCATTATTATTAGCTGATGAGCCAACTGGTAATCTTGATCCTGAGTTATCTAAAGAAATTTTACGGGTGTTTGAGGCCTTTAATCAGGTTGGAGTGTCGGTATTAGTGGCTACCCATGATTTAGGGCTAGTGGCGCGAAAAAAATACCGTACTCTTACATTGAAGCAAGGCAAGATGATCAATGACGGTTTATTACATACCGAGGATGCGCCTATATGA
- the ftsX gene encoding permease-like cell division protein FtsX yields the protein MSMLFTGRATSGASSRKVGLVRRFIMFWLDHFRQALFSLGELWRTPSASILTIAVLGVSLTLPTTLHLLVKNVQQISDSFTEAAEISLFIKEGSTETQIASLVHILQADKDIARVSWINKQQALAEFSQVSGFGTALSLLSDNPLPDVLLVLPQNTAAEQAKQLLTRLQNEALVETGKLDIDWLTRLDAIVSLLRQAVLVIALLLLSAVLLIIGNTIRLSIMNKKDEIEVMKLVGATDAFIQRPFLYSGVWFGVFGGLLSYLIVEVMLLWLQSAIGSLTSLYQSQFQLMSLSLSEFISLMLIAVILGLSGSYISVRRHISAIEPTGP from the coding sequence ATGAGTATGCTGTTTACAGGGCGAGCAACTAGTGGGGCCTCATCACGAAAAGTCGGCTTAGTTCGGCGTTTTATTATGTTTTGGTTAGATCACTTTCGCCAAGCGTTATTTAGTTTAGGCGAGCTCTGGCGTACACCATCGGCATCAATTTTAACCATTGCTGTTCTAGGGGTTAGCCTAACCTTACCTACAACCTTACATTTGTTGGTTAAAAACGTACAACAAATTAGCGATAGCTTTACCGAAGCGGCAGAGATTAGCTTATTTATTAAAGAGGGCAGTACTGAAACGCAAATTGCTAGTTTGGTTCATATTTTACAAGCAGATAAAGATATAGCCCGAGTTAGTTGGATTAATAAACAACAAGCCTTGGCTGAATTTTCGCAAGTATCTGGTTTTGGCACTGCTTTATCATTATTAAGCGATAATCCACTACCCGATGTGCTATTAGTTTTACCGCAAAATACTGCCGCAGAACAGGCTAAACAACTGTTAACTCGATTACAAAATGAAGCCTTAGTAGAGACGGGTAAATTAGATATTGATTGGTTAACTAGGCTGGATGCTATTGTTAGCTTATTACGTCAAGCAGTATTAGTTATTGCCTTATTACTATTAAGTGCAGTGTTATTAATTATTGGTAATACGATTCGTTTATCTATAATGAATAAAAAAGATGAAATAGAAGTTATGAAGTTAGTAGGTGCTACTGATGCATTTATCCAAAGACCTTTTTTATATAGCGGCGTTTGGTTTGGTGTTTTTGGCGGCCTATTATCATACTTAATTGTTGAAGTTATGCTGCTGTGGCTGCAAAGTGCTATAGGTAGCCTAACATCCTTATACCAGAGTCAATTTCAATTAATGTCATTAAGTTTAAGTGAGTTTATTAGTTTAATGCTAATAGCTGTTATCTTAGGCTTGTCTGGTTCTTATATCTCAGTTCGCCGTCATATCAGTGCCATAGAGCCGACAGGCCCTTAA
- the rpoH gene encoding RNA polymerase sigma factor RpoH: protein MNDTAKMIPFPVAASSSLEAYTHAVSSIAMLTVEEERELAKRLFETGDLEAARKLIISHLRFVVHIARSYSGYGLPVNDLIQEGNIGLMKAVKRFDPAVGVRLVSFAVHWIKAEIHEYVLKNWRIVKVATTKAQRKLFFNLRRSKKHLGWFSQDEVKNVAESLGVAEHEVREMESRMSNYDMPFDASDDDEESAFTAPVYFLKDKNSDIALQVEEEQIDTAAVDQLQAAMRTLDERSQDIVRARWLDNNKLTLQELADRYSVSAERIRQLEKNAMKKLQAAMI, encoded by the coding sequence ATGAACGATACAGCTAAAATGATCCCATTTCCGGTAGCCGCTAGTAGTAGTTTAGAGGCTTATACCCATGCTGTGAGTTCAATTGCGATGCTAACGGTAGAGGAAGAGCGCGAGCTTGCTAAACGTTTATTTGAAACAGGTGATTTAGAAGCTGCTCGTAAATTAATTATTTCTCACTTACGTTTTGTAGTCCATATAGCACGTAGTTACTCAGGTTATGGTTTACCGGTAAATGATTTAATTCAAGAAGGTAACATAGGCCTGATGAAGGCAGTTAAGCGTTTTGATCCCGCCGTTGGTGTAAGACTCGTTTCTTTTGCTGTGCATTGGATTAAAGCAGAAATTCATGAATATGTATTAAAAAACTGGCGCATTGTAAAAGTGGCTACCACTAAAGCACAACGTAAATTGTTTTTTAACTTACGTCGCTCAAAAAAGCATTTAGGTTGGTTTAGTCAAGATGAAGTAAAGAATGTAGCCGAAAGTCTTGGCGTTGCAGAGCATGAAGTGCGCGAAATGGAATCGCGGATGAGTAATTACGATATGCCATTTGACGCCTCTGATGATGACGAGGAGTCAGCATTCACTGCGCCGGTATATTTCTTAAAAGACAAAAACTCAGACATAGCGTTGCAGGTTGAAGAAGAGCAAATAGACACTGCTGCAGTAGATCAGTTACAAGCCGCTATGCGCACTTTAGATGAACGTAGCCAAGATATAGTGCGCGCTCGTTGGTTAGATAATAACAAGCTAACATTACAAGAGTTGGCTGATCGTTATTCGGTATCAGCTGAGCGGATCCGCCAGTTAGAGAAGAATGCAATGAAAAAGCTGCAAGCGGCTATGATCTAG
- a CDS encoding divergent polysaccharide deacetylase family protein, translating to MRCFLFISVLLLSFTIHATAKPTIAIIIDDIGYHKSDFKLIDLPYALTFSVLPYTPYGQSSARYAFSKQKDVMLHMPMQASYLNASEEAGTLSQHMDKQQVQQSLQAALADIPYAIGVNNHMGSLYTELEQHMAWTMEYLQRRHLFFVDSLTTAKSTANKYANAYGVTSLSRHVFLDNEQTEAAIAKQFNQLLRIAKTHNNAIAIAHPYPETYKFLQKNLPLLKQQGIQLVGISQLLPQEHSVIAAGYTAPAISAPH from the coding sequence GTGCGATGCTTCCTTTTTATTTCAGTACTGCTGCTGAGTTTTACTATTCATGCAACAGCTAAACCGACTATTGCCATTATAATTGACGATATTGGCTATCACAAATCTGATTTTAAGCTGATCGATTTACCTTATGCCCTAACTTTTTCTGTTTTGCCTTATACGCCCTATGGCCAAAGTTCCGCGCGTTATGCTTTTTCTAAGCAAAAAGACGTCATGCTGCATATGCCCATGCAAGCTAGCTACCTCAATGCTTCTGAAGAAGCAGGTACTTTGTCTCAACACATGGATAAACAACAAGTGCAGCAAAGCCTTCAAGCAGCCTTAGCAGATATACCTTATGCCATAGGTGTTAATAATCATATGGGCAGCTTGTACACTGAATTAGAGCAGCATATGGCATGGACTATGGAGTACTTACAACGTCGACATTTATTTTTTGTTGATAGTCTAACCACAGCTAAAAGTACTGCTAATAAGTATGCCAATGCTTATGGCGTAACAAGTTTAAGCCGCCATGTTTTTTTAGATAATGAGCAAACAGAAGCCGCCATAGCGAAACAATTTAATCAATTATTGCGCATTGCTAAAACCCACAATAATGCCATTGCTATTGCTCACCCTTATCCGGAAACTTATAAGTTTTTACAAAAAAATCTACCTTTGCTTAAACAACAAGGCATTCAATTAGTAGGTATTTCACAGCTATTACCCCAAGAACATAGCGTTATAGCCGCTGGATATACCGCTCCAGCTATATCCGCACCACATTAA
- a CDS encoding murein hydrolase activator EnvC family protein, translating into MAKFGFLTWLQQSLWLLLFCCFAASAQQQQELAQLQQQIKLTEQQVKQQQKQLAQVEKKLQQSDRELAQASIKLNQTQQQHDAIVNRQQQLQQEQQQTQQLLLKQKELLAAQVKSAHQLGQHDYSQMLLNQQDAGKLERILTYYQYFNQARLKQLASINATLHQLEQIDAELVEQAQQLAANLSQLKQQQQQLNLAKLKQQQAVTKLQNALQEQGKQLDYLRQNEASLQATLEQLAKLADQAKELVGLTKQKGKLNWPINGSISQHFGERRQGGMSSRGILIQTTEGAAIKAIADGQVIYADWLKGYGWVIVLDHGAGFMSLYGHNQSLLKTPGSRITAGETIAAAGMSGGQATAGLYFEIRNKGEAVNPISWLSKQN; encoded by the coding sequence ATGGCTAAATTTGGCTTTTTAACTTGGCTACAGCAATCTTTATGGTTGCTGTTGTTTTGTTGTTTTGCCGCTTCGGCACAACAGCAACAAGAGCTTGCCCAGTTACAGCAGCAAATTAAACTTACCGAGCAGCAAGTTAAACAGCAACAAAAGCAGCTAGCACAAGTTGAAAAAAAGTTGCAACAATCAGATCGTGAACTTGCTCAAGCCTCGATTAAATTAAACCAAACCCAACAGCAGCATGATGCAATTGTTAACCGGCAACAACAGCTGCAACAAGAGCAACAACAAACTCAGCAACTATTATTAAAGCAAAAAGAATTATTAGCCGCCCAAGTAAAAAGCGCTCACCAGCTGGGCCAGCATGATTACAGCCAGATGTTACTTAACCAACAAGATGCTGGTAAGCTTGAGCGTATACTTACGTATTATCAATATTTTAATCAAGCTCGCCTAAAGCAACTCGCTAGCATTAATGCCACTTTACATCAATTAGAACAAATAGACGCCGAATTAGTAGAACAAGCCCAGCAACTTGCCGCAAATTTAAGCCAACTAAAACAACAACAACAGCAATTAAACCTAGCCAAACTCAAACAGCAACAAGCTGTTACTAAGCTACAAAATGCCTTACAAGAGCAAGGCAAACAGCTAGACTATTTACGCCAAAACGAAGCTAGTTTACAAGCTACCCTTGAGCAATTAGCCAAGTTAGCCGATCAAGCCAAAGAGCTAGTCGGGTTAACCAAGCAAAAAGGTAAACTAAACTGGCCAATTAATGGCAGCATCAGCCAACATTTTGGTGAACGCCGGCAAGGCGGTATGTCATCTAGAGGTATTTTAATTCAAACCACCGAAGGCGCGGCTATCAAAGCTATTGCCGATGGCCAAGTTATTTATGCCGATTGGTTAAAAGGCTATGGTTGGGTTATTGTACTTGATCATGGCGCTGGCTTTATGAGTTTATATGGCCATAATCAATCTCTATTAAAAACACCTGGTAGCCGTATTACGGCAGGTGAAACCATAGCAGCTGCAGGTATGAGTGGCGGCCAAGCCACAGCTGGACTTTATTTTGAGATCCGCAATAAAGGTGAAGCAGTTAATCCAATCAGTTGGTTAAGCAAACAAAATTAA